A genomic segment from Ciona intestinalis chromosome 10, KH, whole genome shotgun sequence encodes:
- the rtn gene encoding reticulon isoform X1: MDYETSPTMKFENAGDAVNDEEKSEKSSASDGSEGFVKVDQELEEPEEPNSLKESLSKVEIVEPSAPFVSEVEPETKSELPLIENLDPREQDFASEKCLKAYYDQLPTETAPFSLDGFSSEANIPSYTDNLEADPNQAYSGFDFSEEKAEEPVLQSQPDLLSHSDVIPQKFGSLDDVREVDDVEDRPAEEDTQPELEPETKPEMPEPLIDLAPKDPIDTLLPQSSEEDIEDKPLTPDPEPVKEQVEDIPEDPLPDSTTSAAEISPLLKFSIGGDNEVDSSEKEKDPAFFTWKARVKDLLYWRDIKVSGVVFGLTLLVLLSLCCFSVVSVISYLTLSLLTVTVAFRLYKLVLQTLNGTQQPNPFQSLLDMEVTLSKDQIHKYADVILDHLNCTLVCTRDLVLVKNMVASLKFAVFMWLLTYIGCCFNGLTLLILGVIAAFVLPPIYEKYQVPIDNHYNLVAQKFAQVANAVRSKIPGAKPKTQ; the protein is encoded by the exons ATGGATTACGAAACAAGTCCAACCATGAAGTTTGAGAATGCAGGGGATGCTGTAAATGATGAGGAGAAGAGTGAGAAGAGCAGCGCGAGTGATGGCAGTGAAGGATTCGTAAAAG TTGATCAAGAATTAGAAGAACCAGAAGAACCGAATTCATTAAAAGAAAGTTTATCAAAAGTAGAAATTGTTGAACCCTCCGCCCCCTTTGTGTCAGAAGTTGAACCAGAAACGAAATCAG AACTTCCACTAATAGAGAACCTTGATCCTCGTG AACAAGATTTTGCTTCAGAAAAATGCTTAAAAGCTTATTACGACCAGCTGCCTACTGAGACAG CTCCGTTTTCTCTTGACGGATTTTCGTCGGAGGCAAATATACCTTCGTATACCGACAACCTTGAGGCGGATCCGAACCAAGCGTATTCCGGCTTTGATTTCTCGGAGGAAAAAGCGGAAGAGCCTGTCCTCCAATCCCAGCCGGATCTTCTTTCTCATTCTGACGTCATTCCGCAAAAATTTGGGAGTCTTGATGACGTCAGAGAAGTTGATGACGTAGAAGATCGACCAG CAGAGGAGGACACACAACCTGAATTAGAGCCAGAAACTAAACCCGAGATGCCGGAGCCTTTGATAGATCTTGCACCAAAAGATCCAATCGACACATTGCTTCCTCAAAGTTCTGAGGAGGACATAGAGGATAAACCTCTTACTCCTGATCCAGAGCCGGTAAAGGAGCAAGTTGAAGATATACCGGAAGATCCTCTTCCGGACTCTACAACGAGTGCTGCTGAAATTTCAccacttttaaagttttcgATTGGTGGAG ATAATGAAGTTGATAGCTCAGAAAAGGAAAAAGACCCAG cCTTCTTTACATGGAAAGCAAGAG TTAAGGATCTTTTGTATTGGAGAGATATCAAAGTTTCAGGAGTTGTATTCGGACTTACTCTACTTGTTCTGTTGTCATTATGCTGTTTCAGTGTTGTGTCGGTCATATCTTATCTAACATTGTCTCTACTCACCGTCACTGTTGCATTCAGACTTTATAAACTTGTATTGCAAACTTTGAACGGAACTCAACAACCAAATCCATTTCA GTCATTATTAGACATGGAGGTAACTTTATCAAAAGATCAAATCCATAAATATGCGGATGTCATTCTTGATCATCTTAACTGTACCCTTGTGTGTACACGGGATCTTGTGCTTGTGAAAAATATGGTGGCATCGCTTAAG tTTGCTGTATTCATGTGGTTGCTCACATACATCGGATGTTGTTTCAATGGACTTACTCTGCTTATTCTTg GTGTAATCGCTGCTTTCGTTTTACCGCCAATATATGAGAAATACCAAGTTCCCATTGATAACCATTACAACCTTGTTGCTCAAAAGTTCGCACAAGTTGCCAACGCTGTCCGATCTAAAATTCCTGGTGCCAAACCCAAGACTCAGTAG
- the rtn gene encoding reticulon isoform X6 produces the protein MDYETSPTMKFENAGDAVNDEEKSEKSSASDGSEGFVKVDQELEEPEEPNSLKESLSKVEIVEPSAPFVSEVEPETKSELPLIENLDPREQDFASEKCLKAYYDQLPTETAPFSLDGFSSEANIPSYTDNLEADPNQAYSGFDFSEEKAEEPVLQSQPDLLSHSDVIPQKFGSLDDVREVDDVEDRPAEEDTQPELEPETKPEMPEPLIDLAPKDPIDTLLPQSSEEDIEDKPLTPDPEPVKEQVEDIPEDPLPDSTTSAAEISPLLKFSIGGVKDLLYWRDIKVSGVVFGLTLLVLLSLCCFSVVSVISYLTLSLLTVTVAFRLYKLVLQTLNGTQQPNPFQSLLDMEVTLSKDQIHKYADVILDHLNCTLVCTRDLVLVKNMVASLKFAVFMWLLTYIGCCFNGLTLLILGVIAAFVLPPIYEKYQVPIDNHYNLVAQKFAQVANAVRSKIPGAKPKTQ, from the exons ATGGATTACGAAACAAGTCCAACCATGAAGTTTGAGAATGCAGGGGATGCTGTAAATGATGAGGAGAAGAGTGAGAAGAGCAGCGCGAGTGATGGCAGTGAAGGATTCGTAAAAG TTGATCAAGAATTAGAAGAACCAGAAGAACCGAATTCATTAAAAGAAAGTTTATCAAAAGTAGAAATTGTTGAACCCTCCGCCCCCTTTGTGTCAGAAGTTGAACCAGAAACGAAATCAG AACTTCCACTAATAGAGAACCTTGATCCTCGTG AACAAGATTTTGCTTCAGAAAAATGCTTAAAAGCTTATTACGACCAGCTGCCTACTGAGACAG CTCCGTTTTCTCTTGACGGATTTTCGTCGGAGGCAAATATACCTTCGTATACCGACAACCTTGAGGCGGATCCGAACCAAGCGTATTCCGGCTTTGATTTCTCGGAGGAAAAAGCGGAAGAGCCTGTCCTCCAATCCCAGCCGGATCTTCTTTCTCATTCTGACGTCATTCCGCAAAAATTTGGGAGTCTTGATGACGTCAGAGAAGTTGATGACGTAGAAGATCGACCAG CAGAGGAGGACACACAACCTGAATTAGAGCCAGAAACTAAACCCGAGATGCCGGAGCCTTTGATAGATCTTGCACCAAAAGATCCAATCGACACATTGCTTCCTCAAAGTTCTGAGGAGGACATAGAGGATAAACCTCTTACTCCTGATCCAGAGCCGGTAAAGGAGCAAGTTGAAGATATACCGGAAGATCCTCTTCCGGACTCTACAACGAGTGCTGCTGAAATTTCAccacttttaaagttttcgATTGGTGGAG TTAAGGATCTTTTGTATTGGAGAGATATCAAAGTTTCAGGAGTTGTATTCGGACTTACTCTACTTGTTCTGTTGTCATTATGCTGTTTCAGTGTTGTGTCGGTCATATCTTATCTAACATTGTCTCTACTCACCGTCACTGTTGCATTCAGACTTTATAAACTTGTATTGCAAACTTTGAACGGAACTCAACAACCAAATCCATTTCA GTCATTATTAGACATGGAGGTAACTTTATCAAAAGATCAAATCCATAAATATGCGGATGTCATTCTTGATCATCTTAACTGTACCCTTGTGTGTACACGGGATCTTGTGCTTGTGAAAAATATGGTGGCATCGCTTAAG tTTGCTGTATTCATGTGGTTGCTCACATACATCGGATGTTGTTTCAATGGACTTACTCTGCTTATTCTTg GTGTAATCGCTGCTTTCGTTTTACCGCCAATATATGAGAAATACCAAGTTCCCATTGATAACCATTACAACCTTGTTGCTCAAAAGTTCGCACAAGTTGCCAACGCTGTCCGATCTAAAATTCCTGGTGCCAAACCCAAGACTCAGTAG
- the rtn gene encoding reticulon isoform X10: MDYETSPTMKFENAGDAVNDEEKSEKSSASDGSEGFVKVDQELEEPEEPNSLKESLSKVEIVEPSAPFVSEVEPETKSELPLIENLDPRAEEDTQPELEPETKPEMPEPLIDLAPKDPIDTLLPQSSEEDIEDKPLTPDPEPVKEQVEDIPEDPLPDSTTSAAEISPLLKFSIGGDNEVDSSEKEKDPAFFTWKARVKDLLYWRDIKVSGVVFGLTLLVLLSLCCFSVVSVISYLTLSLLTVTVAFRLYKLVLQTLNGTQQPNPFQSLLDMEVTLSKDQIHKYADVILDHLNCTLVCTRDLVLVKNMVASLKFAVFMWLLTYIGCCFNGLTLLILGVIAAFVLPPIYEKYQVPIDNHYNLVAQKFAQVANAVRSKIPGAKPKTQ; the protein is encoded by the exons ATGGATTACGAAACAAGTCCAACCATGAAGTTTGAGAATGCAGGGGATGCTGTAAATGATGAGGAGAAGAGTGAGAAGAGCAGCGCGAGTGATGGCAGTGAAGGATTCGTAAAAG TTGATCAAGAATTAGAAGAACCAGAAGAACCGAATTCATTAAAAGAAAGTTTATCAAAAGTAGAAATTGTTGAACCCTCCGCCCCCTTTGTGTCAGAAGTTGAACCAGAAACGAAATCAG AACTTCCACTAATAGAGAACCTTGATCCTCGTG CAGAGGAGGACACACAACCTGAATTAGAGCCAGAAACTAAACCCGAGATGCCGGAGCCTTTGATAGATCTTGCACCAAAAGATCCAATCGACACATTGCTTCCTCAAAGTTCTGAGGAGGACATAGAGGATAAACCTCTTACTCCTGATCCAGAGCCGGTAAAGGAGCAAGTTGAAGATATACCGGAAGATCCTCTTCCGGACTCTACAACGAGTGCTGCTGAAATTTCAccacttttaaagttttcgATTGGTGGAG ATAATGAAGTTGATAGCTCAGAAAAGGAAAAAGACCCAG cCTTCTTTACATGGAAAGCAAGAG TTAAGGATCTTTTGTATTGGAGAGATATCAAAGTTTCAGGAGTTGTATTCGGACTTACTCTACTTGTTCTGTTGTCATTATGCTGTTTCAGTGTTGTGTCGGTCATATCTTATCTAACATTGTCTCTACTCACCGTCACTGTTGCATTCAGACTTTATAAACTTGTATTGCAAACTTTGAACGGAACTCAACAACCAAATCCATTTCA GTCATTATTAGACATGGAGGTAACTTTATCAAAAGATCAAATCCATAAATATGCGGATGTCATTCTTGATCATCTTAACTGTACCCTTGTGTGTACACGGGATCTTGTGCTTGTGAAAAATATGGTGGCATCGCTTAAG tTTGCTGTATTCATGTGGTTGCTCACATACATCGGATGTTGTTTCAATGGACTTACTCTGCTTATTCTTg GTGTAATCGCTGCTTTCGTTTTACCGCCAATATATGAGAAATACCAAGTTCCCATTGATAACCATTACAACCTTGTTGCTCAAAAGTTCGCACAAGTTGCCAACGCTGTCCGATCTAAAATTCCTGGTGCCAAACCCAAGACTCAGTAG
- the rtn gene encoding reticulon isoform X11 gives MDYETSPTMKFENAGDAVNDEEKSEKSSASDGSEGFVKVDQELEEPEEPNSLKESLSKVEIVEPSAPFVSEVEPETKSELPLIENLDPREEDTQPELEPETKPEMPEPLIDLAPKDPIDTLLPQSSEEDIEDKPLTPDPEPVKEQVEDIPEDPLPDSTTSAAEISPLLKFSIGGDNEVDSSEKEKDPAFFTWKARVKDLLYWRDIKVSGVVFGLTLLVLLSLCCFSVVSVISYLTLSLLTVTVAFRLYKLVLQTLNGTQQPNPFQSLLDMEVTLSKDQIHKYADVILDHLNCTLVCTRDLVLVKNMVASLKFAVFMWLLTYIGCCFNGLTLLILGVIAAFVLPPIYEKYQVPIDNHYNLVAQKFAQVANAVRSKIPGAKPKTQ, from the exons ATGGATTACGAAACAAGTCCAACCATGAAGTTTGAGAATGCAGGGGATGCTGTAAATGATGAGGAGAAGAGTGAGAAGAGCAGCGCGAGTGATGGCAGTGAAGGATTCGTAAAAG TTGATCAAGAATTAGAAGAACCAGAAGAACCGAATTCATTAAAAGAAAGTTTATCAAAAGTAGAAATTGTTGAACCCTCCGCCCCCTTTGTGTCAGAAGTTGAACCAGAAACGAAATCAG AACTTCCACTAATAGAGAACCTTGATCCTCGTG AGGAGGACACACAACCTGAATTAGAGCCAGAAACTAAACCCGAGATGCCGGAGCCTTTGATAGATCTTGCACCAAAAGATCCAATCGACACATTGCTTCCTCAAAGTTCTGAGGAGGACATAGAGGATAAACCTCTTACTCCTGATCCAGAGCCGGTAAAGGAGCAAGTTGAAGATATACCGGAAGATCCTCTTCCGGACTCTACAACGAGTGCTGCTGAAATTTCAccacttttaaagttttcgATTGGTGGAG ATAATGAAGTTGATAGCTCAGAAAAGGAAAAAGACCCAG cCTTCTTTACATGGAAAGCAAGAG TTAAGGATCTTTTGTATTGGAGAGATATCAAAGTTTCAGGAGTTGTATTCGGACTTACTCTACTTGTTCTGTTGTCATTATGCTGTTTCAGTGTTGTGTCGGTCATATCTTATCTAACATTGTCTCTACTCACCGTCACTGTTGCATTCAGACTTTATAAACTTGTATTGCAAACTTTGAACGGAACTCAACAACCAAATCCATTTCA GTCATTATTAGACATGGAGGTAACTTTATCAAAAGATCAAATCCATAAATATGCGGATGTCATTCTTGATCATCTTAACTGTACCCTTGTGTGTACACGGGATCTTGTGCTTGTGAAAAATATGGTGGCATCGCTTAAG tTTGCTGTATTCATGTGGTTGCTCACATACATCGGATGTTGTTTCAATGGACTTACTCTGCTTATTCTTg GTGTAATCGCTGCTTTCGTTTTACCGCCAATATATGAGAAATACCAAGTTCCCATTGATAACCATTACAACCTTGTTGCTCAAAAGTTCGCACAAGTTGCCAACGCTGTCCGATCTAAAATTCCTGGTGCCAAACCCAAGACTCAGTAG
- the rtn gene encoding reticulon isoform X2: MDYETSPTMKFENAGDAVNDEEKSEKSSASDGSEGFVKVDQELEEPEEPNSLKESLSKVEIVEPSAPFVSEVEPETKSELPLIENLDPREQDFASEKCLKAYYDQLPTETAPFSLDGFSSEANIPSYTDNLEADPNQAYSGFDFSEEKAEEPVLQSQPDLLSHSDVIPQKFGSLDDVREVDDVEDRPEEDTQPELEPETKPEMPEPLIDLAPKDPIDTLLPQSSEEDIEDKPLTPDPEPVKEQVEDIPEDPLPDSTTSAAEISPLLKFSIGGDNEVDSSEKEKDPAFFTWKARVKDLLYWRDIKVSGVVFGLTLLVLLSLCCFSVVSVISYLTLSLLTVTVAFRLYKLVLQTLNGTQQPNPFQSLLDMEVTLSKDQIHKYADVILDHLNCTLVCTRDLVLVKNMVASLKFAVFMWLLTYIGCCFNGLTLLILGVIAAFVLPPIYEKYQVPIDNHYNLVAQKFAQVANAVRSKIPGAKPKTQ; the protein is encoded by the exons ATGGATTACGAAACAAGTCCAACCATGAAGTTTGAGAATGCAGGGGATGCTGTAAATGATGAGGAGAAGAGTGAGAAGAGCAGCGCGAGTGATGGCAGTGAAGGATTCGTAAAAG TTGATCAAGAATTAGAAGAACCAGAAGAACCGAATTCATTAAAAGAAAGTTTATCAAAAGTAGAAATTGTTGAACCCTCCGCCCCCTTTGTGTCAGAAGTTGAACCAGAAACGAAATCAG AACTTCCACTAATAGAGAACCTTGATCCTCGTG AACAAGATTTTGCTTCAGAAAAATGCTTAAAAGCTTATTACGACCAGCTGCCTACTGAGACAG CTCCGTTTTCTCTTGACGGATTTTCGTCGGAGGCAAATATACCTTCGTATACCGACAACCTTGAGGCGGATCCGAACCAAGCGTATTCCGGCTTTGATTTCTCGGAGGAAAAAGCGGAAGAGCCTGTCCTCCAATCCCAGCCGGATCTTCTTTCTCATTCTGACGTCATTCCGCAAAAATTTGGGAGTCTTGATGACGTCAGAGAAGTTGATGACGTAGAAGATCGACCAG AGGAGGACACACAACCTGAATTAGAGCCAGAAACTAAACCCGAGATGCCGGAGCCTTTGATAGATCTTGCACCAAAAGATCCAATCGACACATTGCTTCCTCAAAGTTCTGAGGAGGACATAGAGGATAAACCTCTTACTCCTGATCCAGAGCCGGTAAAGGAGCAAGTTGAAGATATACCGGAAGATCCTCTTCCGGACTCTACAACGAGTGCTGCTGAAATTTCAccacttttaaagttttcgATTGGTGGAG ATAATGAAGTTGATAGCTCAGAAAAGGAAAAAGACCCAG cCTTCTTTACATGGAAAGCAAGAG TTAAGGATCTTTTGTATTGGAGAGATATCAAAGTTTCAGGAGTTGTATTCGGACTTACTCTACTTGTTCTGTTGTCATTATGCTGTTTCAGTGTTGTGTCGGTCATATCTTATCTAACATTGTCTCTACTCACCGTCACTGTTGCATTCAGACTTTATAAACTTGTATTGCAAACTTTGAACGGAACTCAACAACCAAATCCATTTCA GTCATTATTAGACATGGAGGTAACTTTATCAAAAGATCAAATCCATAAATATGCGGATGTCATTCTTGATCATCTTAACTGTACCCTTGTGTGTACACGGGATCTTGTGCTTGTGAAAAATATGGTGGCATCGCTTAAG tTTGCTGTATTCATGTGGTTGCTCACATACATCGGATGTTGTTTCAATGGACTTACTCTGCTTATTCTTg GTGTAATCGCTGCTTTCGTTTTACCGCCAATATATGAGAAATACCAAGTTCCCATTGATAACCATTACAACCTTGTTGCTCAAAAGTTCGCACAAGTTGCCAACGCTGTCCGATCTAAAATTCCTGGTGCCAAACCCAAGACTCAGTAG
- the rtn gene encoding reticulon isoform X4 has translation MDYETSPTMKFENAGDAVNDEEKSEKSSASDGSEGFVKVDQELEEPEEPNSLKESLSKVEIVEPSAPFVSEVEPETKSELPLIENLDPREQDFASEKCLKAYYDQLPTETAPFSLDGFSSEANIPSYTDNLEADPNQAYSGFDFSEEKAEEPVLQSQPDLLSHSDVIPQKFGSLDDVREVDDVEDRPEPETKPEMPEPLIDLAPKDPIDTLLPQSSEEDIEDKPLTPDPEPVKEQVEDIPEDPLPDSTTSAAEISPLLKFSIGGDNEVDSSEKEKDPAFFTWKARVKDLLYWRDIKVSGVVFGLTLLVLLSLCCFSVVSVISYLTLSLLTVTVAFRLYKLVLQTLNGTQQPNPFQSLLDMEVTLSKDQIHKYADVILDHLNCTLVCTRDLVLVKNMVASLKFAVFMWLLTYIGCCFNGLTLLILGVIAAFVLPPIYEKYQVPIDNHYNLVAQKFAQVANAVRSKIPGAKPKTQ, from the exons ATGGATTACGAAACAAGTCCAACCATGAAGTTTGAGAATGCAGGGGATGCTGTAAATGATGAGGAGAAGAGTGAGAAGAGCAGCGCGAGTGATGGCAGTGAAGGATTCGTAAAAG TTGATCAAGAATTAGAAGAACCAGAAGAACCGAATTCATTAAAAGAAAGTTTATCAAAAGTAGAAATTGTTGAACCCTCCGCCCCCTTTGTGTCAGAAGTTGAACCAGAAACGAAATCAG AACTTCCACTAATAGAGAACCTTGATCCTCGTG AACAAGATTTTGCTTCAGAAAAATGCTTAAAAGCTTATTACGACCAGCTGCCTACTGAGACAG CTCCGTTTTCTCTTGACGGATTTTCGTCGGAGGCAAATATACCTTCGTATACCGACAACCTTGAGGCGGATCCGAACCAAGCGTATTCCGGCTTTGATTTCTCGGAGGAAAAAGCGGAAGAGCCTGTCCTCCAATCCCAGCCGGATCTTCTTTCTCATTCTGACGTCATTCCGCAAAAATTTGGGAGTCTTGATGACGTCAGAGAAGTTGATGACGTAGAAGATCGACCAG AGCCAGAAACTAAACCCGAGATGCCGGAGCCTTTGATAGATCTTGCACCAAAAGATCCAATCGACACATTGCTTCCTCAAAGTTCTGAGGAGGACATAGAGGATAAACCTCTTACTCCTGATCCAGAGCCGGTAAAGGAGCAAGTTGAAGATATACCGGAAGATCCTCTTCCGGACTCTACAACGAGTGCTGCTGAAATTTCAccacttttaaagttttcgATTGGTGGAG ATAATGAAGTTGATAGCTCAGAAAAGGAAAAAGACCCAG cCTTCTTTACATGGAAAGCAAGAG TTAAGGATCTTTTGTATTGGAGAGATATCAAAGTTTCAGGAGTTGTATTCGGACTTACTCTACTTGTTCTGTTGTCATTATGCTGTTTCAGTGTTGTGTCGGTCATATCTTATCTAACATTGTCTCTACTCACCGTCACTGTTGCATTCAGACTTTATAAACTTGTATTGCAAACTTTGAACGGAACTCAACAACCAAATCCATTTCA GTCATTATTAGACATGGAGGTAACTTTATCAAAAGATCAAATCCATAAATATGCGGATGTCATTCTTGATCATCTTAACTGTACCCTTGTGTGTACACGGGATCTTGTGCTTGTGAAAAATATGGTGGCATCGCTTAAG tTTGCTGTATTCATGTGGTTGCTCACATACATCGGATGTTGTTTCAATGGACTTACTCTGCTTATTCTTg GTGTAATCGCTGCTTTCGTTTTACCGCCAATATATGAGAAATACCAAGTTCCCATTGATAACCATTACAACCTTGTTGCTCAAAAGTTCGCACAAGTTGCCAACGCTGTCCGATCTAAAATTCCTGGTGCCAAACCCAAGACTCAGTAG
- the rtn gene encoding reticulon isoform X3, with product MDYETSPTMKFENAGDAVNDEEKSEKSSASDGSEGFVKVDQELEEPEEPNSLKESLSKVEIVEPSAPFVSEVEPETKSELPLIENLDPREQDFASEKCLKAYYDQLPTETAPFSLDGFSSEANIPSYTDNLEADPNQAYSGFDFSEEKAEEPVLQSQPDLLSHSDVIPQKFGSLDDVREVDDVEDRPAEEDTQPELEPETKPEMPEPLIDLAPKDPIDTLLPQSSEEDIEDKPLTPDPEPVKEQVEDIPEDPLPDSTTSAAEISPLLKFSIGGDNEVDSSEKEKDPVKDLLYWRDIKVSGVVFGLTLLVLLSLCCFSVVSVISYLTLSLLTVTVAFRLYKLVLQTLNGTQQPNPFQSLLDMEVTLSKDQIHKYADVILDHLNCTLVCTRDLVLVKNMVASLKFAVFMWLLTYIGCCFNGLTLLILGVIAAFVLPPIYEKYQVPIDNHYNLVAQKFAQVANAVRSKIPGAKPKTQ from the exons ATGGATTACGAAACAAGTCCAACCATGAAGTTTGAGAATGCAGGGGATGCTGTAAATGATGAGGAGAAGAGTGAGAAGAGCAGCGCGAGTGATGGCAGTGAAGGATTCGTAAAAG TTGATCAAGAATTAGAAGAACCAGAAGAACCGAATTCATTAAAAGAAAGTTTATCAAAAGTAGAAATTGTTGAACCCTCCGCCCCCTTTGTGTCAGAAGTTGAACCAGAAACGAAATCAG AACTTCCACTAATAGAGAACCTTGATCCTCGTG AACAAGATTTTGCTTCAGAAAAATGCTTAAAAGCTTATTACGACCAGCTGCCTACTGAGACAG CTCCGTTTTCTCTTGACGGATTTTCGTCGGAGGCAAATATACCTTCGTATACCGACAACCTTGAGGCGGATCCGAACCAAGCGTATTCCGGCTTTGATTTCTCGGAGGAAAAAGCGGAAGAGCCTGTCCTCCAATCCCAGCCGGATCTTCTTTCTCATTCTGACGTCATTCCGCAAAAATTTGGGAGTCTTGATGACGTCAGAGAAGTTGATGACGTAGAAGATCGACCAG CAGAGGAGGACACACAACCTGAATTAGAGCCAGAAACTAAACCCGAGATGCCGGAGCCTTTGATAGATCTTGCACCAAAAGATCCAATCGACACATTGCTTCCTCAAAGTTCTGAGGAGGACATAGAGGATAAACCTCTTACTCCTGATCCAGAGCCGGTAAAGGAGCAAGTTGAAGATATACCGGAAGATCCTCTTCCGGACTCTACAACGAGTGCTGCTGAAATTTCAccacttttaaagttttcgATTGGTGGAG ATAATGAAGTTGATAGCTCAGAAAAGGAAAAAGACCCAG TTAAGGATCTTTTGTATTGGAGAGATATCAAAGTTTCAGGAGTTGTATTCGGACTTACTCTACTTGTTCTGTTGTCATTATGCTGTTTCAGTGTTGTGTCGGTCATATCTTATCTAACATTGTCTCTACTCACCGTCACTGTTGCATTCAGACTTTATAAACTTGTATTGCAAACTTTGAACGGAACTCAACAACCAAATCCATTTCA GTCATTATTAGACATGGAGGTAACTTTATCAAAAGATCAAATCCATAAATATGCGGATGTCATTCTTGATCATCTTAACTGTACCCTTGTGTGTACACGGGATCTTGTGCTTGTGAAAAATATGGTGGCATCGCTTAAG tTTGCTGTATTCATGTGGTTGCTCACATACATCGGATGTTGTTTCAATGGACTTACTCTGCTTATTCTTg GTGTAATCGCTGCTTTCGTTTTACCGCCAATATATGAGAAATACCAAGTTCCCATTGATAACCATTACAACCTTGTTGCTCAAAAGTTCGCACAAGTTGCCAACGCTGTCCGATCTAAAATTCCTGGTGCCAAACCCAAGACTCAGTAG
- the rtn gene encoding reticulon isoform X5: MDYETSPTMKFENAGDAVNDEEKSEKSSASDGSEGFVKVDQELEEPEEPNSLKESLSKVEIVEPSAPFVSEVEPETKSELPLIENLDPREQDFASEKCLKAYYDQLPTETAPFSLDGFSSEANIPSYTDNLEADPNQAYSGFDFSEEKAEEPVLQSQPDLLSHSDVIPQKFGSLDDVREVDDVEDRPAEEDTQPELEPETKPEMPEPLIDLAPKDPIDTLLPQSSEEDIEDKPLTPDPEPVKEQVEDIPEDPLPDSTTSAAEISPLLKFSIGGAFFTWKARVKDLLYWRDIKVSGVVFGLTLLVLLSLCCFSVVSVISYLTLSLLTVTVAFRLYKLVLQTLNGTQQPNPFQSLLDMEVTLSKDQIHKYADVILDHLNCTLVCTRDLVLVKNMVASLKFAVFMWLLTYIGCCFNGLTLLILGVIAAFVLPPIYEKYQVPIDNHYNLVAQKFAQVANAVRSKIPGAKPKTQ, encoded by the exons ATGGATTACGAAACAAGTCCAACCATGAAGTTTGAGAATGCAGGGGATGCTGTAAATGATGAGGAGAAGAGTGAGAAGAGCAGCGCGAGTGATGGCAGTGAAGGATTCGTAAAAG TTGATCAAGAATTAGAAGAACCAGAAGAACCGAATTCATTAAAAGAAAGTTTATCAAAAGTAGAAATTGTTGAACCCTCCGCCCCCTTTGTGTCAGAAGTTGAACCAGAAACGAAATCAG AACTTCCACTAATAGAGAACCTTGATCCTCGTG AACAAGATTTTGCTTCAGAAAAATGCTTAAAAGCTTATTACGACCAGCTGCCTACTGAGACAG CTCCGTTTTCTCTTGACGGATTTTCGTCGGAGGCAAATATACCTTCGTATACCGACAACCTTGAGGCGGATCCGAACCAAGCGTATTCCGGCTTTGATTTCTCGGAGGAAAAAGCGGAAGAGCCTGTCCTCCAATCCCAGCCGGATCTTCTTTCTCATTCTGACGTCATTCCGCAAAAATTTGGGAGTCTTGATGACGTCAGAGAAGTTGATGACGTAGAAGATCGACCAG CAGAGGAGGACACACAACCTGAATTAGAGCCAGAAACTAAACCCGAGATGCCGGAGCCTTTGATAGATCTTGCACCAAAAGATCCAATCGACACATTGCTTCCTCAAAGTTCTGAGGAGGACATAGAGGATAAACCTCTTACTCCTGATCCAGAGCCGGTAAAGGAGCAAGTTGAAGATATACCGGAAGATCCTCTTCCGGACTCTACAACGAGTGCTGCTGAAATTTCAccacttttaaagttttcgATTGGTGGAG cCTTCTTTACATGGAAAGCAAGAG TTAAGGATCTTTTGTATTGGAGAGATATCAAAGTTTCAGGAGTTGTATTCGGACTTACTCTACTTGTTCTGTTGTCATTATGCTGTTTCAGTGTTGTGTCGGTCATATCTTATCTAACATTGTCTCTACTCACCGTCACTGTTGCATTCAGACTTTATAAACTTGTATTGCAAACTTTGAACGGAACTCAACAACCAAATCCATTTCA GTCATTATTAGACATGGAGGTAACTTTATCAAAAGATCAAATCCATAAATATGCGGATGTCATTCTTGATCATCTTAACTGTACCCTTGTGTGTACACGGGATCTTGTGCTTGTGAAAAATATGGTGGCATCGCTTAAG tTTGCTGTATTCATGTGGTTGCTCACATACATCGGATGTTGTTTCAATGGACTTACTCTGCTTATTCTTg GTGTAATCGCTGCTTTCGTTTTACCGCCAATATATGAGAAATACCAAGTTCCCATTGATAACCATTACAACCTTGTTGCTCAAAAGTTCGCACAAGTTGCCAACGCTGTCCGATCTAAAATTCCTGGTGCCAAACCCAAGACTCAGTAG